The following nucleotide sequence is from Aneurinibacillus soli.
AATTTGTCGTTTCTTTCCCGATGGTACTCTTACTGGTAGCCTGCGACATACAGTAGTCATAGAGAGCTTTGTCATGTGGATTATCAAGGTTAAACACGATTGGCTTAACGATTTTTTGCATACTTTTTCTCCAGGAGCTCATAGTATCCGATTGCATTAGCAAGCAGGTATTCATCAGGTACGTAGGCTTTTGGATAATATTGTTGGATATACGGCAGCAATTCCAGTGCTTTCCCACCCACAATTCGTACACTTTCATCTGTATCCCAGAAGCGAGAAACATCAGAGACGATAGCTAATGCTAAATCCTTTATGGAAGAAAAGCGACTTGTATCACAACCATAGGGTAGTGTGAATGATAATTTGTCAATAAATCGTTTGTTGTTTATTGTGACACAGTTAACAGTCTTCGCTCCAGCATCAATGATATGCTCTAATCCATCTACTTGCCTTGCCCAAAACGCACCGCCACCCTCAAAGCTGATTTCGACTACCGGAATTTCTAATTGGCGTGGTCTTCCGTTGAAAATGATATCGTGACGCCCGGATAGAAGGTGACGTAATTTACTTTTTTCTTCAGCAGTGTGTTGATCCTTCGGCAGTCCAGTAATCAGTGTAATTTTATCATGGGCAGTTGCTGAACAAATGGCAGCGAGAGTGAGGAGGAGTGTTTGTTCGTGGACTTTTGTTTTTGTCATAAGTCGGCGAGGCAGCTCACTTTCGCGTATGGCTAGATCACCAACGAAATGGTGCTCACCTTTGTAAACGAGTTCAATGTCAGAAGGCTCTACTTCTCTCAAGTCACGTCTTCGTCCAGAACCAATAACAGACGGAATAACCTTGCCGTTATGTCCGTCATACACTTTGACATTACATCTCCCACAATCTATAGCCAGTAATTGCATCTCCCATACCCCCAGAGTGGTATTACGCAGGTGAAACCTATGCTGATTGGGGTGTTACCTACGTTATACCACATTGTATTGAAGGTCTAACGTAGGTATGACTACAAGTAGAGTTTTAATCGTAATCAATTTCGACATTTTTTAGTATTTTTCTGAAAGCTGTAAAATCAGAATGTTGAAATGGGAAAAAGTCGTTACTCCATTGGTGACCGTATCGTGCCTGTGAGTCTAGGATGCTTAGGATTGCCATTGCATCATCGAATTTCATTGTTACCATCAAGTGTTCATTCCAATTTTGTTTTTTCTTCAGAATTTTGTCTGCTTCTTGATATACTGTTCGTGCTTCGGTAGTTAGTCTTTTTAATGAATCACGAGTATACAAATTTTTTTTGCCATAAAATTTTTCGTTCCATGTAACCAACTCGAAGAATGCGATGGCGTGAAATCTATTGTCGAAACTATGATACTTACCGCCAGTAAACTTGTTCAGTATAGAAATTCGCTGTTTCGTCAAGTGCTTCTTTTGCCATGCCAACGCATCTTTTTGTTGTTTTGTCAAAGTAGCAGCATGTACAGAAGTGATGACGAAAGATGATTGGACGAAAAGTAGTCCTACAACATTGATTATTAACATCGATGTTAAAGCGATGATTTTCTTTCGCATTTTTATACCTCCCTCGTTAAATGTGCATTCGCCTTCATGTATGCAGTTTCCTGCTTTATTGGATTAATATGTAAAGTCTGCTCTTTTTTAGCGTTCTTGAAGTATCTAAAAAGTAAAAAAAGTAAAATCATAGATAACATCAACGTAGGAGCCTGTTACGTTTCAGCGTATGACCCTTATACGTTCTAACGTACCACCCTCATACGTTTCACCGTAGGACAAATACATAGATTACTACAAAGATTTAAAAGAGAAGAAGAGGACAGGATAAATCCGAGAAAAGCTAACGTAACAGGGGGATAGAAAATTATGGGCTACACTCCATATTGCACATGTTGTAGTTCAGCACTTACGTGCTTGGTGATGCAAAAGTTGAAACATGAGTAGATGTTTAGATTATAAAGTTGATTTCTAGGTAGATGTTTGTGATATAATAAAAGCAAATGGTGATCGGGAGATGGTGAGTGTAGATGGCAAGCAGGAGATACCAAAAGCGAAAGCAGGTTAAACAAAAGCAAGCGATGGCGAAGTCGTCTGCACCATTGACGAACGTAAATGACTTTGGTGGAGCACGAACAACAAAGTCGCAACTACGTGCAGGTGATTCAGTACCAAGGCGTGTACGGAAAGATTTGAGCCTTGATGAACGGAAGCTGAACACACTACCTGTCGAAAGATTGATGGACTTACTTATCGATGCTCACCCTGATGTGGGGTTTGCACTATGGAATTTCCTACGAATCGGAAATACGGATTACATCATCAATGTGAAGAAGCTAAACAGCGATGGTGAGTTTACACAAGGTAAAAAAATCATCGACCAGTTTATTCAGGCATTATCGATGCCGAACCCGGAACGATACGAGATTAACAGATCGCTTGATAATTTGATTAACCAGCTACTTTTGACAACCGTAACGCGAGGTGCTGCATCGCTGGAGACGGTGCTTGGTCAATCGATGTCTGGTGTTGCTTTTCTAGCCCCAATTGATCCGGCCACCATCGAGTTTAAGTTTGAGAACGACAGATTTATCCCATATCAGGACAGCTTAAGTCTTGATATTCCCACCTTTTTCTACGAAGCACTAGATCCACTAATCGATAGCCCAACCGGAAGAAGCCCCTTTTTAAACGCTATTCAAACCGTCATGTTCCAACTACAGCTACTCAACGATATCAAAGCCGTTGTGCATAACCAGGGATACCCACGCCTAGACATTAAGATACTTGAAGAACTTGTTATCAAGCGCATGCCTCCACATGTTAAGCAGAACGAAGAGAAAAAGCGTCAATATCTACAGGAGAAGTTACAAGAAATTATCACGATGTACGAACAACTAGAAGCAGATACCACGTTTGTACACTACGATTCCGTGGAGATGGGGATGGTTGGTGGTAAAAGTGGCGGCGGTGGCGCAATGTTCGATGTGGAGAAGCTAATGGGCGTGATCGACGGGCTTCTTGCAGCTGCATTAAAGACACTGACGACCATTTTAGGACGTAGAAGCACTGGGAATACGGAGAGTTTTGCCAAGCTTGAAGTAAAAATGTATCTTAAAAGTGTCAAGGCACTTCAAGATGTGGTGGCAAAGCTGTTGAGTCGAGCGTTCACACTTCTGCTTAATCTGAACGGTAAGCAGGGGATTGTTGAGTTTAAGTTTAGAGAGGCAGACTTACGAAGTGAACTGGAAAAAGCGCAGTTTGAACAGATTCACCTGCTTAATTGCCAGTTTAAATACAATATGGGCTGGTGGACGGCAGACGAAGCGGCTCAGGCTGCGGTTGGACACAGTGCCGTGTCAGATCCAATTCATAATGTTGTGCCGACGAATAAAGATGGACAAACACCAAAAGGAAGTACGGACAACAACCCTAAAGCTGGCGGTAGTAGCGGATAAACAGAAGATAGTTCAGCATAAATGCCTACTCTAGCTCAGAAAGGAGATGAAATGCATGGGAACACCAACGCCGGAACAGTTGCAATTGATCAACAATCGCTTTGCCAAAGCACCGCTAAAGTCGGAGCAGGTGTATGTGTTTGAGTGTATTGCAGCAGATACATTGCCGGTTTTGCGTAAAAGTTGGTACGGTGAATATACAATCACCATGACTGACAAAATGTTAGTGCAGCTTATGGACGACTTCAAACAAGGATGTGCGCTATTAGCATCGCACAACTCCTGGAAGCTACCATTCGGACGCACATTTGATGCTCGTGTAGGATATGAGACTGTAGACGACAAGAACGTGAACACAATGCGGATATGGCAGTACATGGTTACACATACGATCAAAGAAGATGGAAGTATGGAGGAGATTCATACAGAAGTCGGTAAGATGTCTACAAAGGATATTGCCTCGCATATTGATGCAGGGACAATTTTCGATACTTCAATCGGGTTTGTAATTTCTAGCGCAAAGTGTAGTGTGTGCGAACATGATGTTCGAAGTGAGAAATGTGGTCATTATCCCGGAAAATACTATGTTATCGATGAGCAAGCTGTGCGATGTGATATTATCGCAGAAGACGGCCAAGGTATAGAAAACTCATTGGTTTTTTCTGGGGCTGTTGATCGAGCAACTATTACGGCTTCAGCAAATGGGAGAGGTATTGAAAATAGCGAGACTGAGGAGAAAACGGTCTACTCTATTGATGACATTAAGAAAGTGCCGCTTGATGAACCGATTGTGTGCCACTACTCCAAACATAGCGGAGTAGAGTGGTTCACACGTTCGTCCCGCCGTATCGAGCGGCCAGAAGAATTAGCAAGTGAAAAGGAGATGAAAGATGTGAGTGGTACGAATGTAGAGTTTAAGGATATTCAACTTGCTTTTGCGAAAGCTGGCATTAACTTTGACAAAATCGGTGATGTTTCATCTGCGGTGGGGGCGGCGTTTGCTGCAGAAAGCGCGAAGGCAACGGAAGAAATGAATAAGCAATTGGAAGCGAAAGATGCGGAGTTTGCACGTGTTTCTGCCGAATTGGACAAGTTGAAAACGGACTTTTCCGATGCGCAGTCAAAAATCATGGAGCTTACCGATCAGAAAGAAGAGTTGTCCAAAAAAGCAGAACTGGTCGAGCAGTACCGCAAAGATTTGATCGAAGCTACTGTCGAAGCTGGTATCCGTGTTATGGGTAATACGTTCAACAAAGAGCGGCAGGAGAAGTATCTGTCTACTCTATCTATTGATGAGCTGAAAGAAGAGAAGGCAGCGTATGAAGGACAGTTCCAGGAGCGATTTGCAGGATCACGTACTACGAAGCCGAAACAGCAAGCGAAATCGGCTGTAAATGGTGAAATGATGCGTCGTTCTGATTTTGAAAACGAGCAGGAGTTCCGCACCTATGTCGGCAAGGAAGCAATGAAGCTGTCGCGTAAAAACGGTACGAATGTAGCAGACGAAACAATGAAGCTGTACCGCGAATTGTCGGAAGAGGATGGTGAATAAACATGGCAGGGAAAATTACCGGACTTGAGATTGCGTATGCGATTGCTACTGATAATGTAAATCCAGACAGTGGTTTTAATGAAGTGCCGATGTTCCGGATTCTGGTGTACGGCGACAAGCAAGGAGAATGCAAAATCGCAACCGGGGCGGCAGGAGAAGTATTTCTCGGTGTAAACGCAAATGACCAACGCCTGCAAGATCAGCGCATGGGCGGTGGGGGATCGCAAGCTGGCAAGCATTTGGCTGTCATGCGTACCGGGATTGCGATGGCTAAACTAACAGCCGATTGTCCGAAGCAAGGAACAAAATTCACGCTCGTAGCAGGTGGATTCATGAAACCAGCTACCGGGACTGATCAGGTTATCGGAATTGCGGAGTCGGCAGGCAAAGCAGGAGAGTTTATCCCATTCTGGATTGTGTCGTAGGAGATGAAAAGTAGGTAGGGACTATCCCTATAGTAATGAACGCGAAAATGTTGATGAAAGGAAGATGACATGTATGGGTAATTCACGTGGATACAAGTCTACGCAGGAAGCACATGATGACGTGCTGCTTACCAATATTGCGGTGGGCTATAAAAATGAGCAGTTTATTGCGGATATGGTGTTTCCGAAACTCCCAATGGTGAGCAAGCAATCAAACCGCTACAAAGTGTTCGGTATGGAAGATTTCCGCCAATGGGACGATAAAATCGCTGCTAATGGGGCTGTAAATGAAATTCAGTACGGTGAATCAGAAGATGCGTATTTCTGTGACGGGCACGGTTTGTCGCGTCCGATCTCGAAACAGGAGAAATCGAACAGTGACGATGAGACGCAACTCGAAGTTAATGCTACGAGACTTACCACAAGTCTTGTACTGTTGAACAAAGAAATTGATGCGGCGAACAGAGCGATGAATCCAGCATCGTATGCGTCTGGACTTTCTACAACGCTCGGAACAACAACGCTGGATACGATTTTCGGGAAAAAGTGGACGGACCCTACTTCTGATCCGGTTAAACAGGTGGACAAGGCGAAAGAGTATATCCATATTAATTCCGGTATCCGTCCAAATGTGCTGGTTGTCTCAGAAAAAGGGTTTACAGCACTTAAAAATCATCCGATGTTTATGGAATTAATCAAGTATTCCCAAACAGGTATTGTCACAAAAGAGCTGCTGAAAGCCGCGCTCGGGGTGAATGATATTTACGTTGGCGCTGCACTCCGCACGACTCAACCATTTGGGGCTACGCCTCCAGGTAAACCGGAAGCGCTGAACTATATCTGGGGTAACGGCGCTGCACTCATCCACGTCACTGACACGCCGGATCCCCTTTCTCCAACATTCGGTTACACCTTTGAATGGGATTTTGCTGGAGAGAAGGTGGCACGCCGCGTTCGTAAATGGGAAGATGTGCGCTCGGAAGCTACTTATGTGGAGACGAAATATTACTACGATCAAAAGGTCGTGTGTAACATTGCAGGCTTCTTGATGGCCGATGCGATTTAGGCGGTGATATGATGGCGGCTAAAAAGCAATCCGATGCCGATGAAAAAGTCGTTCACGTCCAGCGTGTAACACTTCGCATTTCCGAATATGGACGGATTTACTCGTACGGCCATAAAGTCATTGTCACGAACACAGGCGGCGGTGATGCCTATGTCGGAATGGATAATCAAAATGTTCCTTCATCAGAAACGCTGCTGCCAGTCGGTGAAACGCGAGAGTTTGATGATACGGTTAATGCGTTCGCGTATTCGTGTCCGACATTGGAAGTTAAGCTTGTAGAGAAGTGAAACTAATCCCATCGCCTGTGCGGTGGGATTTTTAGCAGGGGGAATCAAAGTGATTATTCTCCAACCAGGATTTGAAGCAGCAGTACGGTCAAAATTCGGTGTGTCTCAGAAAGAACTTCCTGATAGCGAGATAAACGTACCATTTCTTGTAGACCGAGCAGAAGCGGATATAATCAGGCGTGTTCCGGGGTACGCCGAACTAACTGACCCGTTAGATAAGCTGAACTTGCAGGGTGCGGCCATTACATATCTTGCGATGATGATAGCCCCATCAATGGCACGGCGGTTGAAACACAAGGTCAAGACTATTGATGTGTCATGGGAAAAGGAGAAAGTCGACTGGGAAGCATTTGCGGCACGTCTTCGCGATGAGTACGAGGAACTTATTGGTGAGTTAATCGGCTATGATTCACCATTAGTAGGTCGAATCGATATCGATCCGAGGAATACCATATGATCGATGATAAGCGCGATATTATCATTTCAGAAGGCGTGTCTGTGGAAGTATACGGCGTAGATTATGCTGTATCTACTATCGCCATTATCGGACGGGCATCAACTTCTACAGCGACTCTCATTGCACTTGAGTCGCATCGCCGCGCTAATTTCTTACCGGAAGTGCCGATGCCATGCGGCTCCACCGTGTATAACAATGTGACGAACGAGCGGTATGTGATCATTTCTACGTTTGAAGAAGTCTTAGAAGGTGAAAAGGCTACCACCGTTTGTATCATGTATTTATGCAACGCAAGCCTAACGGTAAGCGCCATTGTAGAAGATGCGGATGAGGACGGCAATATTGACTATAAGCCGGTTGATAAGTACAAAGATGTACCCGTTCATATTGCGCAGGTAAACGCAGACTTACGACAGATGGATCCCGGACTATCACCGGATGCTGAGTATGTGATTTACATGACGGGATATGATTTGGACATACTGGACAAGTTTGTGGTGAAGAAAGGGAGTCGGGAACTTCCGTTAAAGGTACTGTCGTGTGATTACTTCGTATTTGATGGGGCGGTGCAGATTCAGGCTGCCACAGAAACGAGGAGACAGGAATGAGCAAAGAGTTCATTTCATTCGATGCAGGGCGATATTTGCAGGCGCTGGCGAAAACGTTGGAGAAGGCTGTGCAAGAAATTGGGAAGGACTTGCAGCAGAAACTCCGGGCTAAAGTTGGGATGATACCGTTTCGATCACATAAAGTTACGCTCGAATCCGGCATGGTAACGGATGATACGACACGGGGGCGAGCGCTAGCTGACTCCATTCAAACATATGCATCCGGGCAAGTGTCTCTGATGGCAAACAGAGTGTATCGTACTGCTGTAACAGCGATGGAGAGGAATTTTGAGCAATCACATATCGGCCTATACTACGAGTATGGGACAGGAACGCTGGAACTACCAAATAGTCCGTTGCCACGAATGGGAGAATGGAACCCGGCGAGGAACAATGGTGTTCCTGCAGCAGGAGCTCCGATTGTGACACGTAGCGGCATGTGGCGTGATGCAGGTGGAAATATACGAACAACGATATCTAAAACATCAGGTAGAGCGATTGGTGACCCAAGCTGGGAAACACCTGCTTTGCGATGGTTTGCGAACACTTTTCAAGAGAATAAGTCGTGGTACTATGCGATGCTGATGGAAGCTGTAAAGAGCGTCAATCCCGGTAAGTATATCAAGTTGCGAAAATCCATTCGTATAATGAGGTGATTACATGGCGGCGGTTAATGTATACAATGCGGTGTATCGGTTGCTGGCGGCAGATAAGGATATTTTGGAATTACTCGGATTGACACTTGCTTCTTCAAATATTGATAAGGCGAAAAAGTTGATAAAACGCAAGAAGCCGCCGAATTTAACGACATTACCTATCGTCACATTCTATGCGTTACCTGGTGGCCGAGATGGTGAGAACAAGGAAGTGTATGTAGCACCATTCATGTTCGATATTTACACGAATGATGATGTAGATAAGGCGCAGAAGATAGCGCAGCGTATTATCGGGATGTTCGATGGTGTACTTCCAGATGTGAAGGAGACAGCCACATTGGAAGCAATGTTCGTGACCGAGCATGAGAGTGAGACGAATCAGGTAAATACGTATTGCTATAGCGTGGGGATTGACTTTGCGGTTGTGGTGGATAAAGCACGGTACAAGTAACTGTCTACTCTATATATGGAATGAGTAGACTTTAAGGAGATGATATGACATGACTCAGATCGGAAACCCAAAGAAAGTCATTATCAAAGGTGTCGGCGCACTCATGGGTTCATACGAGGTGCCAAACCCGGACAAGACTTCTGCACAGAAAACAATTCGCCGGGCGTTGACGCTTGGTACGCTGCAAAGTCTCAAGATTGATTTTAACGTGGAGATGGAAGATATTTTCGGCGGTGACTCCAGCTTTCCGCTTGATCAAATGGTAAAAAGTAAGATGATCGAGATTTCAGCAACAGAAGCGAAGTTCGATATGAATTCCGTGTCATTGCTGATGGGTTCGCCTATCCGAGAGAAAGAAAACAATGACTATCTATGGGAAGTGGGGCGACTTGTAAAAGTAGTAGCTGGTACAGCAGGAGACCCCAGCACAGCTACCATTACGAATCAGGCAATTACTGGGGCCAGCGGAACAATCACTGCACTCGATGTAAACGTAACCCTCCAAGAATCAAACACACAGCTTGAGTTCGAAGGAGTAGCAACTAGCATCACGGATGTACCGGCTGCTGGCAAGTTCAAGGTATGGGTTCCAACCAGCGGGACAGTCGGCACATATGATTCAGTGATTCTACTCGAACCGAGCATTACAGAAAACGTATATGTTTCGTATCGCCGTAAAATGGCACCTGATGATGAGCTGCAGGTCATGAACATGTTCAAGAATGACCTGCCGTTCCCGATCTCGGTTGTGCATACAGGTGCATATGTAAAAGATGGACGATTCCACGGTGTACAAACAGAGCTGTACAAGTGTATTGCAAAAGGTCAGTTCTCGCTCGACTTCCAGCGTGCGAATGCTTCAACCAATGCACTAAGTCTCAAAATTGTGGACCCAGAGCTGCCGTGCGGCCTGATTGGTACGATGAAGAAATTCGTGACTACGCCGCCTGCTTGCTAGTTGCGAATTGATCGAACAAGCCATCGGTATACGTATCGGTGGCTATTTTCACATAGGAGATGATATGTATGGATACTGAACAACAAGCGCTAGAGATTGCTCGTAAAATGAACGAAGAAGCTGTGCAGCGTGTAGGCGAGACGATTACGGAGCAAAAAGAAGATGATAAAGTTACATCGGAGCAGGCTGAGCAAAACAAAAAAGTGTGGATGGAAACAGGAGAACCATTTACATTCCGTGATGGTAAAACGTATTATGTGCAGCCGTCTGCGCTGGCCGATGCGTTTGAAATTATGGACATTCTCTCTAAAATTAACGTATCACTGGTTATCGCTAACTTCATGCCGACAGGTGACGCAGAAAAGGATAAAGAGCGTATCGGCAATGTATACCGGATTATGGAGCTGGCGTTCAAACAGTACGGATTAACGAGAGAGTATATTGATCAGAACGTAGATGTGGTCATGGCTTCTCGGATTATCGAAGCGATTGCAGGGATGAACGGCCTTCTAAAGGTATAAGCCCATCGTCTGAAAAAGAGGGAGAAGTCGAAATTCAGGATGACGATGGGAATGTCATAGACTGGGGCCATATCTTCACAGCTCTTTATTTGCACACTTCACTTCGCAAATGGGACATATGGCAGCATACAATTCCGCA
It contains:
- a CDS encoding ParM/StbA family protein gives rise to the protein MQLLAIDCGRCNVKVYDGHNGKVIPSVIGSGRRRDLREVEPSDIELVYKGEHHFVGDLAIRESELPRRLMTKTKVHEQTLLLTLAAICSATAHDKITLITGLPKDQHTAEEKSKLRHLLSGRHDIIFNGRPRQLEIPVVEISFEGGGAFWARQVDGLEHIIDAGAKTVNCVTINNKRFIDKLSFTLPYGCDTSRFSSIKDLALAIVSDVSRFWDTDESVRIVGGKALELLPYIQQYYPKAYVPDEYLLANAIGYYELLEKKYAKNR
- a CDS encoding structural cement protein Gp24, whose product is MAGKITGLEIAYAIATDNVNPDSGFNEVPMFRILVYGDKQGECKIATGAAGEVFLGVNANDQRLQDQRMGGGGSQAGKHLAVMRTGIAMAKLTADCPKQGTKFTLVAGGFMKPATGTDQVIGIAESAGKAGEFIPFWIVS
- a CDS encoding major capsid protein → MGNSRGYKSTQEAHDDVLLTNIAVGYKNEQFIADMVFPKLPMVSKQSNRYKVFGMEDFRQWDDKIAANGAVNEIQYGESEDAYFCDGHGLSRPISKQEKSNSDDETQLEVNATRLTTSLVLLNKEIDAANRAMNPASYASGLSTTLGTTTLDTIFGKKWTDPTSDPVKQVDKAKEYIHINSGIRPNVLVVSEKGFTALKNHPMFMELIKYSQTGIVTKELLKAALGVNDIYVGAALRTTQPFGATPPGKPEALNYIWGNGAALIHVTDTPDPLSPTFGYTFEWDFAGEKVARRVRKWEDVRSEATYVETKYYYDQKVVCNIAGFLMADAI